In Saccharomyces cerevisiae S288C chromosome XV, complete sequence, the following proteins share a genomic window:
- the NPT1 gene encoding nicotinate phosphoribosyltransferase (Nicotinate phosphoribosyltransferase; acts in the salvage pathway of NAD+ biosynthesis; required for silencing at rDNA and telomeres and has a role in silencing at mating-type loci; localized to the nucleus) — translation MSEPVIKSLLDTDMYKITMHAAVFTNFPDVTVTYKYTNRSSQLTFNKEAINWLKEQFSYLGNLRFTEEEIEYLKQEIPYLPSAYIKYISSSNYKLHPEEQISFTSEEIEGKPTHYKLKILVSGSWKDTILYEIPLLSLISEAYFKFVDIDWDYENQLEQAEKKAETLFDNGIRFSEFGTRRRRSLKAQDLIMQGIMKAVNGNPDRNKSLLLGTSNILFAKKYGVKPIGTVAHEWVMGVASISEDYLHANKNAMDCWINTFGAKNAGLALTDTFGTDDFLKSFRPPYSDAYVGVRQDSGDPVEYTKKISHHYHDVLKLPKFSKIICYSDSLNVEKAITYSHAAKENGMLATFGIGTNFTNDFRKKSEPQVKSEPLNIVIKLLEVNGNHAIKISDNLGKNMGDPATVKRVKEELGYTERSWSGDNEAHRWT, via the coding sequence ATGTCAGAACCAGTGATAAAGTCTCTTTTGGACACAGACATGTACAAGATTACGATGCATGCTGCTGTCTTCACTAATTTTCCAGATGTTACAGTTACTTATAAATATACCAACAGGTCGTCCCAATTGACCTTCAATAAGGAAGCCATTAATTGGTTGAAAGAGCAATTTTCGTATTTGGGAAATTTGAGGTTCACAGAAGAGGAAATTGAATACTTAAAACAGGAAATCCCATATTTGCCATCGGCATATATTAAGTATATTAGCAGTTCTAATTACAAACTACACCCTGAAGAGCAGATTTCCTTCACTTCAGAAGAAATCGAGGGCAAGCCCACCCACtacaaattgaaaattttagtCAGTGGTAGTTGGAAGGATACTATCCTTTATGAGATCCCCTTACTGTCCCTAATATCAGAAGCGTATTTTAAATTTGTTGACATCGACTGGGACTACGAAAACCAATTAGAACAAGCTGAGAAGAAGGCGGAAACTTTGTTTGATAATGGTATTAGATTCAGTGAATTTGGTACAAGACGTCGTAGATCTCTGAAGGCTCAAGATCTAATTATGCAAGGAATCATGAAAGCTGTGAACGGTAACCCAGACAGAAACAAATCGCTATTATTAGGCAcatcaaatattttatttgcCAAGAAATATGGAGTCAAGCCAATCGGTACTGTGGCTCACGAGTGGGTTATGGGAGTCGCTTCTATTAGTGAAGATTATTTGCATGCCAATAAAAATGCAATGGATTGTTGGATCAATACTTTTGGTGCAAAAAATGCTGGTTTAGCATTAACGGATACTTTTGGAACTGATGACTTTTTAAAATCATTCCGTCCACCATATTCTGATGCTTACGTCGGTGTTAGACAAGATTCTGGAGACCCAGTTGAGTATACCAAAAAGATTTCCCACCATTACCATGACGTGTTGAAATTGCCTAAATTCTCGAAGATTATCTGTTATTCCGATTCTTTGAACGTCGAAAAGGCAATAACTTACTCCCATGCAGCTAAAGAGAATGGAATGCTAGCCACATTCGGTATTGGCACAAACTTTACTAATGATTTTCGTAAGAAGTCAGAACCCCAGGTTAAAAGTGAGCCGTTAAACATCGTTATCAAACTATTAGAAGTAAATGGTAATCACGctatcaaaatttctgataACTTAGGTAAAAATATGGGAGATCCTGCCACTGTGAAGAGAGTGAAAGAGGAATTGGGATATACTGAACGAAGTTGGAGTGGTGATAACGAAGCGCACAGATGGACCTAA
- the RPB10 gene encoding DNA-directed RNA polymerase core subunit RPB10 (RNA polymerase subunit ABC10-beta; common to RNA polymerases I, II, and III) — MIVPVRCFSCGKVVGDKWESYLNLLQEDELDEGTALSRLGLKRYCCRRMILTHVDLIEKFLRYNPLEKRD; from the coding sequence aTGATTGTCCCAGTCAGATGTTTCTCATGCGGTAAAGTTGTTGGTGACAAGTGGGAAAGCTACTTAAACTTGTTGCAAGAAGATGAGTTGGATGAAGGTACTGCATTGTCAAGATTAGGTCTAAAAAGATACTGCTGTAGAAGAATGATTCTAACCCACGTCGATcttattgaaaagtttttaaGATACAACCCattagaaaaaagagattaA
- the MGM1 gene encoding dynamin-related GTPase MGM1 (Mitochondrial GTPase, present in complex with Ugo1p and Fzo1p; required for mitochondrial morphology, fusion, and genome maintenance; promotes membrane bending; plays a direct role in formation and maintenance of lamellar, but not of tubular, cristae; exists as long and short form with different distributions; ratio of long to short forms is regulated by Psd1p; homolog of human OPA1 involved in autosomal dominant optic atrophy), whose protein sequence is MNASPVRLLILRRQLATHPAILYSSPYIKSPLVHLHSRMSNVHRSAHANALSFVITRRSISHFPKIISKIIRLPIYVGGGMAAAGSYIAYKMEEASSFTKDKLDRIKDLGESMKEKFNKMFSGDKSQDGGHGNDGTVPTATLIAATSLDDDESKRQGDPKDDDDEDDDDEDDENDSVDTTQDEMLNLTKQMIEIRTILNKVDSSSAHLTLPSIVVIGSQSSGKSSVLESIVGREFLPKGSNMVTRRPIELTLVNTPNSNNVTADFPSMRLYNIKDFKEVKRMLMELNMAVPTSEAVSEEPIQLTIKSSRVPDLSLVDLPGYIQVEAADQPIELKTKIRDLCEKYLTAPNIILAISAADVDLANSSALKASKAADPKGLRTIGVITKLDLVDPEKARSILNNKKYPLSMGYVGVITKTPSSINRKHLGLFGEAPSSSLSGIFSKGQHGQSSGEENTNGLKQIVSHQFEKAYFKENKKYFTNCQVSTKKLREKLIKILEISMSNALEPTSTLIQQELDDTSYLFKVEFNDRHLTPKSYLLNNIDVLKLGIKEFQEKFHRNELKSILRAELDQKVLDVLATRYWKDDNLQDLSSSKLESDTDMLYWHKKLELASSGLTKMGIGRLSTMLTTNAILKELDNILESTQLKNHELIKDLVSNTAINVLNSKYYSTADQVENCIKPFKYEIDLEERDWSLARQHSINLIKEELRQCNSRYQAIKNAVGSKKLANVMGYLENESNLQKETLGMSKLLLERGSEAIFLDKRCKVLSFRLKMLKNKCHSTIEKDRCPEVFLSAVSDKLTSTAVLFLNVELLSDFFYNFPIELDRRLTLLGDEQVEMFAKEDPKISRHIELQKRKELLELALEKIDSILVFKKSYKGVSKNL, encoded by the coding sequence ATGAATGCGAGCCCAGTACGGCTTTTAATTCTGAGAAGACAGCTTGCTACGCATCCGGCGATACTATATAGCTCTCCTTACATCAAAAGTCCGTTGGTGCACTTACACAGCCGCATGAGCAATGTTCACAGATCAGCACATGCCAATGCTTTGAGTTTTGTTATCACCAGGAGATCGATATCACATTTTCCTAAAATTATATCTAAAATTATTAGGTTACCCATATATGTGGGTGGCGGGATGGCTGCTGCAGGGAGTTATATAGCTTATAAGATGGAAGAAGCTAGCTCTTTTACTAAGGACAAACTAGATCGAATCAAGGATTTAGGTGAATCGATGAAGGAAAAGTTTAATAAAATGTTTTCCGGTGATAAGTCACAAGACGGTGGTCATGGAAACGATGGAACGGTGCCAACTGCTACTCTAATAGCCGCTACATCACTCGACGATGACGAAAGTAAGAGGCAAGGAGATCCtaaagatgatgacgacgaagatgatgatgacgaggatgatgaaaacGATTCTGTAGATACAACGCAAGACGAAATGTTAAACTTAACCAAACAAATGATTGAAATTAGAactattttgaataaagtGGACTCTTCTTCTGCACATTTAACTTTACCATCTATTGTCGTGATAGGTTCACAATCGTCTGGTAAATCCTCAGTACTAGAATCCATTGTTGGGAGGGAATTCTTACCAAAAGGTTCCAACATGGTCACAAGAAGACCCATTGAATTGACTTTGGTCAATACACCTAACTCGAATAATGTAACAGCTGATTTTCCAAGCATGCGTCTATACAATATCAAGGACTTTAAAGAGGTGAAAAGAATGCTAATGGAACTGAACATGGCCGTTCCGACTTCAGAGGCTGTTTCAGAGGAGCCTATTCAATTGACAATCAAATCGTCCCGCGTTCCAGATTTATCATTGGTGGATCTACCTGGCTATATACAAGTGGAAGCGGCAGACCAGCCAATAGAactgaaaacaaaaatccGTGACCTCTGcgaaaaatatttgactgcacctaatattattttagCAATTTCTGCTGCGGATGTTGACCTGGCTAATAGTTCTGCTTTGAAAGCTTCTAAAGCGGCAGATCCTAAAGGCTTGAGAACGATAGGTGTCATTACCAAACTGGATTTGGTGGATCCtgaaaaagcaagaagcatcttgaataataaaaaatatccTCTCAGTATGGGCTATGTAGGAGTGATTACTAAGACACCAAGTAGTATAAACAGAAAACACCTAGGTCTTTTCGGTGAAGCACCTTCTTCGTCATTAAGTGggatattttcaaaaggcCAGCACGGCCAAAGTAGCggagaagaaaataccAATGGTTTAAAACAAATTGTGTCTcatcaatttgaaaaagcttatttcaaagaaaacaaaaagtatTTTACCAATTGCCAAGTTTCCACTAAGAAATTGAGAGAAAAGTTGATCAAAATCTTGGAGATTTCCATGTCAAATGCGCTGGAGCCGACTTCAACACTTATTCAACAAGAGTTGGATGATACTTCTTATTTGTTTAAAGTAGAGTTTAACGACAGGCATCTAACTCCTAAATCATAccttttgaataatataGATGTACTAAAGTTGGGTATTAAAGAGTTTCaggaaaaatttcatagaAATGAACTGAAATCAATCTTGAGAGCAGAATTGGATCAGAAAGTTTTAGATGTTTTGGCTACACGGTATTGGAAGGATGATAATCTTCAGGATCTATCTTCCTCTAAGCTGGAAAGTGATACCGATATGCTATATTGGCATAAAAAATTGGAACTCGCATCATCCGGCTTAACTAAAATGGGCATTGGTAGATTATCTACAATGCTTACTACCAATGCAATTTTAAAGGAGCTAGATAACATTCTGGAGTCTACTCAACTAAAAAACCATGAACTGATCAAAGACCTTGTTAGCAATACAGCCATTAACGTTCTAAACAGTAAATACTATTCAACGGCTGATCAAGTTGAGAACTGTATCAAACCCTTCAAGTATGAAAttgatttggaagaaagaGACTGGAGCCTTGCTCGTCAACATTCCATTAATTTAATAAAGGAAGAATTACGTCAATGTAACTCAAGGTACCAGGCAATCAAAAATGCCGTTGGCAGTAAGAAATTAGCAAATGTAATGGGCTATTTAGAAAATGAATCAAATttgcaaaaagaaacactCGGCATGTCCAAATTACTATTGGAAAGAGGCTCTGAAGCTATTTTCCTGGATAAAAGGTGCAAAGTGTTATCGTTCAGAttaaaaatgttgaaaaacaaaTGTCATTCGACAATTGAGAAGGATCGTTGTCCAGAGGTATTTCTATCTGCAGTTAGTGATAAATTGACCTCCACAGCTGTTTTATTCCTTAACGTTGAATTATTAagcgattttttttataactTCCCTATTGAATTAGACAGAAGGTTAACATTGTTGGGAGATGAACAAGTGGAAATGTTTGCTAAGGAAGATCCGAAGATTTCAAGGCATATTGAATTgcaaaagagaaaggaGCTGTTAGAATTAGCCTTGGAGAAAATAGATTCAATCTTGGTTTTCAAGAAAAGCTACAAGGGCGTCTCCAAAAATTTATGA
- the STE4 gene encoding G protein subunit beta (G protein beta subunit; forms a dimer with Ste18p to activate mating signaling pathway, forms heterotrimer with Gpa1p and Ste18p to dampen signaling; pheromone-induced phosphorylation plays critical role in chemotropism; may recruit Rho1p to polarized growth site during mating; contains WD40 repeats), producing MAAHQMDSITYSNNVTQQYIQPQSLQDISAVEDEIQNKIEAARQESKQLHAQINKAKHKIQDASLFQMANKVTSLTKNKINLKPNIVLKGHNNKISDFRWSRDSKRILSASQDGFMLIWDSASGLKQNAIPLDSQWVLSCAISPSSTLVASAGLNNNCTIYRVSKENRVAQNVASIFKGHTCYISDIEFTDNAHILTASGDMTCALWDIPKAKRVREYSDHLGDVLALAIPEEPNSENSSNTFASCGSDGYTYIWDSRSPSAVQSFYVNDSDINALRFFKDGMSIVAGSDNGAINMYDLRSDCSIATFSLFRGYEERTPTPTYMAANMEYNTAQSPQTLKSTSSSYLDNQGVVSLDFSASGRLMYSCYTDIGCVVWDVLKGEIVGKLEGHGGRVTGVRSSPDGLAVCTGSWDSTMKIWSPGYQ from the coding sequence ATGGCAGCACATCAGATGGACTCGATAACGTATTCTAATAATGTCACCCAACAGTATATACAACCACAAAGTCTACAGGATATCTCTGCAGTGGAGgatgaaattcaaaataaaatagaGGCCGCCAGACAAGAGAGTAAACAGCTTCATGctcaaataaataaagCAAAACACAAGATACAAGATGCAAGCTTATTCCAGATGGCCAACAAAGTTACTTCGTTGACCAAAAATAAGATCAACTTAAAGCCAAATATCGTGTTGAAAGGccataataataaaatctCAGATTTTCGGTGGAGTCGAGATTCAAAACGTATTTTGAGTGCAAGTCAAGATGGCTTTATGCTTATATGGGACAGTGCTTCAGGTTTAAAACAGAACGCTATTCCATTAGATTCTCAATGGGTTCTTTCCTGCGCTATTTCGCCATCGAGTACTTTGGTAGCAAGCGCAGGATTAAACAATAACTGTACCATTTATAGAGTTTCGAAAGAAAACAGAGTAGCGCAAAACGTTGCGtcaattttcaaaggaCATACTTGCTATATTTCTGACATTGAATTTACAGATAACGCACATATATTGACAGCAAGTGGGGATATGACATGTGCCTTGTGGGATATACCGAAAGCAAAGAGGGTGAGAGAATATTCTGACCATTTAGGTGATGTTTTGGCATTAGCTATTCCTGAAGAGCCAAACTCAGAAAATTCTTCGAACACATTCGCTAGCTGTGGATCAGACGGGTATACTTACATATGGGATAGCAGATCTCCGTCCGCTGTACAAAGCTTTTACGTTAACGATAGTGATATTAATGCACTTcgttttttcaaagacgGGATGTCGATTGTTGCAGGAAGTGACAATGGTGCGATAAATATGTATGATTTAAGGTCGGACTGTTCTATTGCtactttttctctttttcgAGGTTATGAAGAACGTACCCCTACCCCTACTTATATGGCAGCTAACATGGAGTACAATACCGCGCAATCGCCACAAACTTTAAAATCAACAAGCTCAAGCTATCTAGACAACCAAGGCGTTGTTTCTTTAGATTTTAGTGCATCTGGAAGATTGATGTACTCATGCTATACAGACATTGGTTGTGTTGTGTGGGATGTATTAAAAGGAGAGATTGTTGGAAAATTAGAAGGTCATGGTGGCAGAGTCACTGGTGTGCGCTCGAGTCCAGATGGGTTAGCTGTATGTACAGGTTCATGGGACTCAACCATGAAAATATGGTCTCCAGGTTATCAATAG
- the SAS5 gene encoding Sas5p (Subunit of the SAS complex (Sas2p, Sas4p, Sas5p); acetylates free histones and nucleosomes and regulates transcriptional silencing; stimulates Sas2p HAT activity), whose amino-acid sequence MDHSIEVTFRVKTQQVIIPEQNIRGNELPLRRWQMELLMLDATGKEVEPTILSKCIYHLHSSFKQPKRRLNSLPFFIKETGWGEFNLKIECFFIGNAGKFSIEHDLTFEDDAYAVDYTVDVPHEFSHLNSELSKYFDLPWKVVSPEEEMSLRIADLPWIKSLALIDEDMMTDVVQMILNDPAVQRAIENHPRREQFFMFITQLPDDLLMKIQAFLKLPNKNSTKQERTNFGSDAIHKDEPVKAHNKLK is encoded by the coding sequence ATGGATCATTCAATAGAAGTCACTTTCAGAGTAAAAACACAACAGGTTATAATACCGGAACAAAACATCCGGGGAAATGAACTTCCCTTACGTCGGTGGCAGATGGAACTCCTCATGTTAGATGCAACAGGAAAGGAAGTGGAGCCTACCATCCTCTCTAAATGCATCTACCATTTGCACTCTAGCTTCAAACAGCCCAAAAGACGACTGAACTCGCTgccattttttatcaagGAAACCGGTTGGGGAGAGTTTAACTTAAAAATAGAATGCTTTTTTATAGGTAACGCTGGAAAGTTTAGCATTGAACATGACTTAACGTTTGAAGATGATGCATATGCAGTTGACTATACCGTTGATGTGCCTCATGAATTCTCACATCTCAATAGTGAACTAtctaaatattttgatCTCCCGTGGAAAGTAGTGTCTCCGGAGGAAGAAATGTCTCTTCGTATAGCCGATTTGCCCTGGATTAAAAGCCTTGCGCTTATAGATGAGGATATGATGACGGACGTGGTTCAGATGATATTGAATGATCCTGCAGTACAGAGAGCAATTGAAAATCATCCCAGAAGGGAGCagttttttatgtttataACACAACTACCAGATGATTTGTTAATGAAAATTCAggcatttttgaaattaccGAACAAAAATTCCACTAAACAAGAAAGGACAAATTTTGGGTCAGACGCAATACATAAGGACGAGCCAGTGAAGGCTCATAACAAGCTAAAGTAG
- the SPR2 gene encoding Spr2p (Putative spore wall protein; expression increases during sporulation; not an essential gene; YOR214C has a paralog, SPO19, that arose from the whole genome duplication) yields the protein MLGLYLSSLFFAFFMAQVFATKYSITFTSDEYEEDETGQNEPGPLVFHLDKNSLPPALLNQMEFNPYLVLADLPEEPRAVDSQEHTDTVLASKSVIDFLLEDPLTIVEHKKFSQIESILHEIMEDSIQKKVGADEVFEEIPKPKIYAYEDILVTNMSIINNSEMPTSTATLTSTISYLSSTTSLALSTGVTSVEIFPTITPGNITTIGGYENSSSSLMPSMGILSFLFGLYLLLHP from the coding sequence ATGTTAGGATTATATCTATCCTCCCTTTTCTTCGCCTTTTTTATGGCACAAGTGTTTGCTACCAAATACTCAATTACTTTTACATCAGATGAgtatgaagaagatgaaacaGGACAAAATGAACCTGGTCCTTTAGTTTTCCATTTGGATAAAAACTCATTACCACCAGCTCTGCTAAATCAAATGGAGTTTAATCCATACTTAGTATTAGCAGATTTACCGGAGGAGCCGCGAGCTGTTGATTCTCAAGAACATACCGATACGGTCCTTGCTTCCAAATCTGTTATAGATTTTCTGTTGGAAGATCCTCTAACAATAGTGGAGCACAAAAAGTTTTCTCAAATTGAAAGTATTCTACATGAAATTATGGAAGACAGCATACAGAAGAAAGTCGGGGCAGACGAGGTATTTGAAGAGATTCCGAAACCGAAAATTTACGCGtatgaagatattttagTAACTAATATGAGCATCATCAATAATAGTGAAATGCCGACAAGTACTGCAACATTAACGAGCACCATTTCTTATTTATCTAGTACGACAAGTTTAGCTTTATCCACGGGTGTTACCAGCGTTGAGATTTTCCCAACAATCACCCCGGGAAATATTACAACTATTGGGGGATACGAAAATTCATCATCCTCCTTAATGCCGTCGATGGGAATCTTATCTTTTCTATTTGGTCTGTACTTGTTACTTCACCCTTAA
- the AIM41 gene encoding Aim41p (hypothetical protein; the authentic protein is detected in highly purified mitochondria in high-throughput studies; null mutant displays reduced frequency of mitochondrial genome loss), which translates to MFRQSIRPLVSNRLTFIRYNSSPAYTAAVSLLKGDLKKAMIAKDEMKKTAIRNMLSAIKNKEIALKGKSADEYSLYDMYSKLISQRKDSINEFLANKRDDLVAKEQGEMDIIKKYMDQLPVSSELDIDQNVKKLLDALKTKAGEKKVQIKEIMGEIDWKSLPTEWKTSPTAIKNSIVKQFKEIFK; encoded by the coding sequence ATGTTCAGACAATCAATTAGGCCACTTGTTTCAAATAGACTAACCTTCATTCGTTATAACAGTTCTCCAGCCTACACGGCTGCAGTCAGCCTATTGAAAggagatttgaaaaaggctATGATTGCCAAGGATgagatgaagaagacagCAATCAGAAATATGTTATCTGCcataaaaaacaaagaaattgCTTTAAAAGGGAAGAGCGCTGATGAGTACTCCCTGTACGACATGTACTCCAAGTTAATATCTCAAAGAAAGGACTCGATCAATGAGTTCCTTGCTAACAAGAGGGACGATCTGGTGGCCAAAGAGCAAGGTGAAATGGACAttataaagaaatatatggACCAATTGCCAGTGTCTTCAGAGCTTGATATTGATCAAAATGTGAAGAAATTACTGGACGCCCTCAAAACAAAGGcaggtgaaaaaaaagttcaaattAAGGAAATCATGGGAGAAATCGACTGGAAGTCATTGCCAACAGAATGGAAGACATCTCCAACTGCCATCAAAAATAGCATTGTTAAGCAATTCAaggaaattttcaaatga
- the RUD3 gene encoding Rud3p (Golgi matrix protein; involved in the structural organization of the cis-Golgi; interacts genetically with COG3 and USO1) encodes MGKNKKKTGKKAKSHPHVEDVDETVNKPEEIINSVNVTVPPKMSTDPEADGIVASPDDEGKDLSEGVDKQKVNDGLTVDTINPLEDKKAGDEMKELREEIERLKLELSHKKDQETPNEDFKNELANVIKERDEFKTQYDTLLSKISSMKSIFNKMKEAQKQLEEVQEQLTEYESQNLKLKKKLEATKTENSELQSTIVTLNTELENLEKEQESTEEVFLEYESRIEALEDEKHDIIEKHSKELNTYRKEKDQLNLQVQELMIILENNKQDISDLRTERDELRQALESHEKEKAVLKNSLNDLELKIEEVDNKREEEARERDQEVKSLRSQLDTEIETHNNDTEALESMKKQLEAMKEDASMKEKYEEESKQHILQIGKLRHEAIILNEHLTKALAMLKKSSDSESVDKELISNLLISFVSIPRADPRKFEVLELLSNFLNWDEDKKQQAGLISNNESKNSSAVSRTESFVSLWTNYLEKESEKD; translated from the coding sequence ATGGgtaaaaataagaagaaaacaggTAAGAAGGCCAAGAGTCATCCTCATGTGGAGGACGTTGATGAAACCGTCAATAAACCTGAAGAAATCATCAATTCTGTAAACGTCACCGTTCCTCCAAAAATGTCCACAGATCCAGAGGCTGATGGTATCGTGGCAAGCCCGGACGATGAGGGGAAAGATCTCTCTGAAGGAGTAGACAAACAAAAAGTAAATGACGGCCTGACTGTAGACACCATAAATCCTTTAGAGGACAAAAAGGCTGGTGATGAGATGAAGGAACTAAGGGAAGAAATTGAACGTTTAAAATTGGAACTAAGCCACAAGAAGGATCAAGAAACGCCTAATGAAGACTTCAAAAATGAACTAGCAAATGTTATTAAGGAAAGAGACGAATTCAAAACACAGTATGACACATTATTGAGCAAGATATCTTCTatgaaatcaatttttaaTAAGATGAAAGAAGCACAAAAACAATTAGAGGAAGTGCAGGAGCAGCTTACTGAATATGAATCACAAAAtctgaaattgaagaagaaacttgAAGCTACCAAGACCGAAAACTCTGAATTACAATCCACGATTGTGACCCTAAATACAGAGTTAGAAAACCTAGAAAAGGAGCAAGAAAGTACAGAAGAGGTTTTTTTGGAATACGAATCAAGGATAGAAGCTttggaagatgaaaaacACGAcataattgaaaaacataGTAAGGAACTTAACACTTACaggaaggaaaaagatCAATTAAATCTCCAAGTTCAGGAACTCATGATAATcttagaaaataataaacaaGATATATCTGACTTGAGAACAGAAAGAGATGAATTGAGACAGGCTTTGGAATCCCATGAAAAGGAGAAAGCAGTATTAAAGAATTCTCTAAATGATCTGGAATTGAAGATAGAAGAAGTTGACAACAAAAGGGAAGAAGAGGCTAGAGAGAGAGACCAGGAAGTCAAATCTTTACGATCCCAACTTGACACGGAGATAGAAACGCACAACAATGACACAGAAGCTTTAGAAAGCATGAAAAAACAGCTAGAAGCCATGAAGGAGGACGCCTCTatgaaggaaaaatatgagGAAGAATCTAAGCAGCACATCTTACAGATCGGAAAACTACGTCACGAAGCCATTATACTAAATGAGCATTTAACAAAGGCACTGGCcatgttgaagaaatcaagCGATTCTGAATCCGTTGATAAAGAACTGATATCCAATCTATTGATATCTTTCGTGTCCATACCCAGAGCAGACCCAAGAAAGTTTGAAGTTCTTGAATTACTGTCCAATTTCTTAAACTGGGATGAAGATAAGAAACAACAGGCCGGCTTGATCTCGAATAATGAGTCTAAGAATTCAAGCGCTGTATCGAGAACGGAAAGCTTTGTATCGCTTTGGACCAACTACCTCGAGAAAGAGAGTGAGAAAGACTAA